From a single Ooceraea biroi isolate clonal line C1 chromosome 12, Obir_v5.4, whole genome shotgun sequence genomic region:
- the LOC105276560 gene encoding voltage-dependent calcium channel subunit alpha-2/delta-3 isoform X5, whose protein sequence is MFLRIDDRLLRFGVLFLLWIGSSRQQEEDIPHNEVKNWALKFGVDLWEFGKQVTKMGEIQRKYHEVEANIAKKDGLVLVREMAAEVKNMMDFKMNAVMRLVESAEQAAVSAPREGNVSPKYYASHRLNFVSDEKGPAGMQEMFLAANRHFDHLAVNVSLSAVLLPSGVKDNEREVASGIQWSEYLDLLFVNNYESDPTLSWQYYGATTGFLRRFPAISWPPMEGIAGVSRPSSHHRTVHDVYDFRMSNWFVGAANSPKDLAILIDSATYTSDRNRRLAIATTRVILDTLGPDDYINVYRYGENAEEIVQCFKDSLVQASLENIHEMKMALTSIKHEDAATNISAALSTAFEILHKYNRTGQGSQCNQAIMLITSDTDGPPTEVIKRYNWPHMPVRIFTYLIGGDKSPDLWNTACANKGFYARITDADEIHNKVFEYVKVLARPMVLYQHDHPIHWSPAYVGGKSSRYGKENRGQLMTSVTAPILDRRNYTVKTANLLGIVGTDVPVEEIQKLVPPYKLGANGYSFIVDNNGRVLYHPDLRPLPGNTEVSYGETLRPSYISVDLSEVELAEYDGPSAPPNNSLLLDHICFLQLRRDMIDQKEGETDFTIKMHYDDMRRVTIRRHNYFYKPIDGTPFSLGLALPEGYGMFELRAEQEIKFAIINVTEHFKGTNWKVHPDWVYCEYNSASDKFFSSPEDRVMHFLARTRKPGWKWMSLRPRSPSSHHKQASKPDKDAYYCDKKLVQSLVLDALVTDGLDKKEGQRMHKEENENQGKGRFGVTRSFIATRSGLLRWHEHQQNDDSSDEPGFAERHARAMDSSWYKRAVDQHSIEPDSFVFSVPFDAAETADPLVTATHAIFIGKGHKAPAAVVGLQFQHSSLATHFVNITSTCTGTGCKKSCASEELDCYILDNNGFIMISERHEHTGKFFGEIDGTIMDSLVQDRIYRKVSVIDYQGTCSPQESHQSSASRTLSHSIIKMTATIGNFLWALILSLNIQDLWRTTLAFANDAMHSLDDNLMFSDNGDMHNFESLIPSDSTEEGASDENNVFVRFPAIAPATPVSSPATRATSSHYPRKLRSCEKKTDLYILQPERLNTSGQSNPLKGKLTNCHITGCERPFSVQKIRHTNLILLVVDTLCPCGSKQLSIEPIEALTEPGACTARRERLYRRRPPKCINYHPEEMEIKFCGGAGRSFGFSLSLAIFSLLVIVRLA, encoded by the exons ATGTTCCTGCGCATCGACGATAGGCTATTACGTTTCGGGGTACTATTTCTGTTGTGGATAGGCTCGAGCCGCCAGCAAGAGGAGGACATACCTCACAATGA AGTGAAGAACTGGGCCTTAAAATTTGGCGTTGATCTGTGGGAGTTTGGTAAACAAGTTACTAAAATGGGCGAGATACAAAGG AAATATCATGAAGTGGAGGCAAACATCGCAAAGAAAGACGGTCTCGTCCTCGTTCGAGAAATGGCTGCGGAAGTGAAAAACATGATGGACTTTAAAATGAACGCCGTGATG AGATTAGTGGAGAGCGCCGAGCAAGCCGCGGTATCAGCGCCGAGGGAAGGAAATGTATCGCCTAAGTATTACGCCTCGCATCGGCTTAACTTTGTTAGCGACGAGAAGGGTCCGGCCGGCATGCAAGAGATGTTCCTCGCCGCGAATCGTCACTTCGACCATTTAGCGGTGAATGTTAGCTTATCCGCCGTGCTTTTGCCAAGCGGAGTCAAAGACAACG AACGCGAAGTTGCTTCGGGCATTCAGTGGAGCGAGTACCTAGATCTCTTATTTGTTAACAATTACGAAAGCGATCCCACCTTGTCGTGGCAATATTACGGAGCAACAACAGGATTTCTACGTCGTTTTCCAG CGATATCGTGGCCGCCGATGGAGGGCATCGCCGGGGTCTCGAGACCTTCCTCACATCATCGAACCGTGCACGACGTGTACGACTTCCGCATGTCAAATTGGTTTGTCGGGGCGGCGAACAGCCCGAAAGATCTGGCGATACTAATCGACAGCGCGACTTACACGTCCGATAGAAATCGCCGATTGGCGATCGCCACGACGAGGGTCATCTTGGACACCCTGGGCCCGGACGATTACATCAACGTGTACCGCTACGGCGAGAACGCTGAAGAAATCGTGCAGTGCTTCAAGGACAGCTTGGTGCAAGCGTCGCTGGAGAACATTCATGAGATGAAAATGGCGTTAACGTCCATAAAGCACGAGGATGCTGCCACTAATATTTCCGCTGCGCTCAGTACCGCTTTCGAGATTCTGCATAAATACAATCGTACCGGCCAGGGTAGCCAGTGCAACCAGGCCATCATGCTGATCACGTCTGATACTGATGGCCCACCCACGGAAGTGATAAAGCGGTACAACTGGCCGCACATGCCCGTTCGGATCTTCACCTATCTCATCGGTGGCGACAAGAGTCCCGATCTTTGGAATACGGCCTGTGCTAATAAAG GATTTTACGCGAGGATAACGGACGCGGACGAGATTCACAATAAAGTTTTCGAATACGTAAAGGTTCTAGCGCGGCCTATGGTGCTCTATCAACATGATCATCCTATTCATTGGAGTCCCGCCTATGTAGGTGGAAAg AGTAGTAGGTACGGTAAAGAGAATCGCGGACAGTTGATGACGTCCGTGACAGCTCCAATTTTAGATCGCCGCAATTACAcg GTGAAAACGGCCAATTTGTTAGGCATCGTCGGTACTGACGTACCTGTCGAGGAGATTCAGAAACTCGTGCCGCCTTACAAG TTAGGAGCTAATGgatattcatttattgttGACAATAATGGCAGAGTTCTGTATCATCCTGACTTACGGCCTCTT CCTGGAAATACAGAAGTAAGT tacGGAGAAACGCTAAGGCCTTCTTATATAAGCGTAGATCTGTCGGAAGTTGAGCTCGCAGAATATGATGGCCCTTCGGCTCCCCCTAATAATTCGCTCCTACTCGAT CATATTTGTTTTCTTCAGTTGAGGCGCGACATGATCGAtcaaaaagaaggagaaacgGACTTTACAATCAAAATGCATTACGACGATATG agAAGAGTTACTATTAGACGACATAACTATTTTTACAAGCCTATCGACGGTACTCCGTTCTCCTTAGGCCTAGCTTTGCCGGAAGGCTATGGCATGTTTGAACTGCGAGCTGAGCAGGAGATCAAATTCGCAATTATAAATG TTACGGAGCATTTCAAGGGGACCAACTGGAAGGTGCATCCCGATTGGGTCTACTGCGAATACAACTCAGCTTCCGACAAGTTCTTTTCCTCCCCGGAGGACCGCGTCATGCACTTTCTAGCACGGACGCGCAAACCGGGGTGGAAGTGGATGTCCTTGAGACCAAGGAGTCCCAGCTCGCATCACAAACAAGCGAGCAAGCCGGATAAAGATGCTTATTATT GTGATAAGAAATTAGTGCAGTCGTTGGTTCTGGATGCTTTGGTGACTGATGGACTCGATAAAAAGGAGGGGCAGAGAATGCATAAAGAGGAAAATGAAAA TCAAGGCAAGGGTAGATTTGGTGTCACCAGGAGCTTCATCGCGACCAGAAGCGGACTCCTGCGATGGCACGAACATCAGCAGAACGATGACAGCTCTGATGAACC GGGGTTCGCGGAGAGACACGCGAGAGCCATGGATTCATCGTGGTACAAGCGCGCAGTGGATCAACACTCTATAGAGCCAGACAGCTTCGTCTTTAGTGTACCGTTCGATGCAG CCGAAACGGCCGATCCGCTTGTCACCGCCACCCATGCAATTTTTATCGGAAAAGGTCACAAGGCTCCGGCGGCAGTGGTAGGTTTACAATTTCAACACTCATCCTTGGCGACTCATTTTGTCAACATCACTTCTACG TGTACCGGTACCGGATGTAAGAAAAGTTGCGCCTCGGAGGAACTGGATTGTTACATTCTCGATAACAATGGATTCATTATGATAAGCGAACGTCATGAGCACACCGGCAAGTTTTTTGGCGAAATAGATGGGACGATAATGGATTCTTTAGTACAAGATAGGATATACAG AAAAGTGAGCGTTATCGACTATCAGGGGACTTGCAGTCCACAAGAGTCTCATCAATCGTCAGCATCTCGGACTTTGTCCCattctattataaaaatgaccGCAACAATAGGCAATTTTCTCTGGGCGTTGATACTAAGTCTCAACATTCAAGATTTATGGCGGACAACATTGGCATTCGCTAACGACGCGATGCACTCATTGGATg ATAATCTGATGTTCAGCGATAACGGGGATATGCATAATTTTGAGTCACTAATACCTTCCGACTCGACGGAGGAGGGAGCGTCGGACGAAAACAATGTATTCGTTAGATTTCCGGCAATTGCACCGGCTACACCAGTCTCGTCGCCAGCTACACGAGCAACCTCCTCTCACTATCCTCGAAAACTGCGCTCCTGCGAGAAGAAGACGGATCTCTACATCTTGCAACCCGAGCG